A part of Sugiyamaella lignohabitans strain CBS 10342 chromosome D, complete sequence genomic DNA contains:
- the CUL3 gene encoding cullin CUL3 (Ubiquitin-protein ligase; forms a complex with Elc1p that polyubiquitylates monoubiquitylated RNA polymerase II to trigger its proteolysis; cullin family member with similarity to Cdc53p and human CUL3; GO_component: GO:0031463 - Cul3-RING ubiquitin ligase complex [Evidence IDA] [PMID 16675952]; GO_component: GO:0031463 - Cul3-RING ubiquitin ligase complex [Evidence IMP] [PMID 17296727]; GO_component: GO:0031461 - cullin-RING ubiquitin ligase complex [Evidence IEA]; GO_component: GO:0005737 - cytoplasm [Evidence IDA] [PMID 14562095]; GO_component: GO:0005634 - nucleus [Evidence IDA] [PMID 14562095]; GO_function: GO:0031625 - ubiquitin protein ligase binding [Evidence IEA]; GO_function: GO:0004842 - ubiquitin-protein transferase activity [Evidence IDA] [PMID 12676951]; GO_function: GO:0004842 - ubiquitin-protein transferase activity [Evidence IDA] [PMID 16675952]; GO_process: GO:0016567 - protein ubiquitination [Evidence IEA]; GO_process: GO:0042787 - protein ubiquitination involved in ubiquitin-dependent protein catabolic process [Evidence IMP] [PMID 17296727]; GO_process: GO:0006511 - ubiquitin-dependent protein catabolic process [Evidence IEA]; GO_process: GO:0006511 - ubiquitin-dependent protein catabolic process [Evidence IC] [PMID 12676951]; GO_process: GO:0006511 - ubiquitin-dependent protein catabolic process [Evidence ISS] [PMID 9531531]), whose product MPKRKASSLWSPSSSPNSLKKTSSSGKVYAKAANIRTSTDLPTSSTSLPGSGSGSSSPLFEMQSSFPGPDLPISNQSSINNSRKLQNAIVGNRLLYGRAKPQTTRRLVIKSSSTTSDDSSTGNDNGKGKEPISGSGRARKMSSDAATKYYEETMEKLKTALEDILSPGLVGVAGIDKSELIPDSRGISQEELYRGVENLYRYNKAAILADLCLNTIEKYAKKLPDVLQPHLESLTAHPLVRPMFGLDSELSSASASSNSSAHSLLDTNTPDAQAVSHLYPFLRALDRLWKSWSQKIILVRNIFFYLDRAYLLPPQNKKKPIWDTGVDWFSKLILQDDVFNTIILTSISQIVNSYRVSLQSELSVVENISRMLASFKDDRSLLENEILSSAKELTNKDIDIKTIGIESFVDMLLNQITIEQRLGESLNFSTKFISTMVDNMKALLLKSRYKDVFANLKVLLDKTDYERFQSLYTFSRELDLDTELLAAFRGYVINEGTSVLENNSAKSTKKGGSNLILSLLELYHRCLEIVRRGTKFPEPYELVDSNYEDAFRRAFAEFLNKDRSGMVAEKLAKYADELLRSGIKACSEKELDEKFDELILIFRCVQGKDVFEAFYKKDFAKRLLQSKSGGLDFEKSMISKLKVECGPSFTSRLETMIKDMELSKTYATEFREQAKSSKVKSIAFNANILTQGHWPTLPETKIVLPPALVEYEKEFEKYYLAGKARRKLSWQHGLGNCIVKANFPRGTKELVLNLIQAVVLLQFNTFKDGVTTDEQVSYSQMKQSTQLDDSTLRRTLQSLACGKVRILVKDPATREVDENDTFKVNLEFSSPVYKIKVSQIAAAEAGPKEAKKIHEDVNRDRQMEIQAAIIRLMKARKKLKHVELVQQTIDQIKERGLPNVQDIKKNIEKLLEREYLERVDNTDTYIYV is encoded by the coding sequence ATGCCGAAAAGGAAGGCCTCATCTCTGTGGTCGCCGTCGTCGTCACCTAATTCTTTAAAAAAGACATCGTCTTCTGGAAAGGTCTATGCTAAAGCTGCAAACATAAGGACGTCTACAGATTTACCGACATCATCTACTTCACTTCCTGGATCGGGTTCTGGATCAAGTTCTCCATTGTTCGAAATGCAGTCATCATTCCCTGGTCCGGACTTACCGATTAGCAACCAATCAAGCATCAACAACTCTCGAAAGCTTCAGAATGCTATTGTTGGTAATCGGTTGCTTTATGGCCGTGCTAAGCCCCAAACCACTCGTCGTCTAGTTATTAAAAGCTCTAGTACCACTAGTGATGATTCTTCCACTGGCAATGATAATGGTAAGGGAAAAGAACCTATATCAGGCAGTGGAAGGGCTAGAAAAATGTCTTCTGATGCTGCAACAAAGTACTATGAAGAAACTATGGAAAAGCTTAAAACGGCTCTAGAGGATATTTTAAGCCCCGGACTGGTTGGTGTAGCGGGAATTGACAAGTCCGAGTTGATACCTGACTCTAGAGGGATCTCTCAGGAGGAACTATATCGTGGTGTTGAAAACTTGTATCGATACAATAAAGCGGCTATTCTCGCTGATTTGTGTTTGAACACGATTGAAAAGTATGCAAAAAAGCTTCCTGACGTGTTGCAACCGCACCTGGAAAGCTTGACCGCACATCCTCTAGTCCGGCCAATGTTCGGTTTAGACTCTGAATTGTCATcagcttctgcttcttcaaactCATCTGCACATTCTCTACTTGATACCAATACTCCAGATGCTCAAGCTGTGTCGCATTTGTATCCATTTTTAAGGGCTCTAGATAGACTTTGGAAGTCATGGTCACAGAAAATAATTCTGGTtcgaaatatatttttctatCTGGATAGAGCATATTTGCTACCACCgcaaaacaagaagaagccaaTTTGGGATACAGGAGTCGACTGGTTCTCCAAGCTCATATTGCAGGATGATGTGTTCAACACTATTATTTTAACCAGTATTTCTCAAATTGTAAACTCGTATCGAGTTTCGTTGCAGTCTGAActttctgttgttgagaataTCAGTAGAATGTTGGCTTCGTTCAAAGATGACCGTTCACTTCTCGAAAACGAGATTCTTTCTTCGGCAAAAGAATTGACTAATAAAGacattgatatcaaaacAATCGGGATCGAGTCGTTTGTAGACATGCTGCTTAATCAGATAACAATTGAGCAGAGACTAGGCGAGTCGCTCAACTTTTCTACTAAGTTTATTAGCACTATGGTCGATAACATGAAAGCCCTGCTGTTAAAATCACGGTACAAAGATGTATTTGCAAATTTGAAGGTGTTATTAGACAAGACTGATTATGAGAGATTTCAGAGTCTGTATACGTTTTCACGAGAGCTGGACCTCGATACAGAGCTGCTGGCTGCTTTCAGAGGTTATGTCATAAATGAAGGCACAAGCGTTCTCGAAAACAACTCGGCCAAGTCAACTAAGAAAGGTGGGTCCAATCTAATTCTCAGTCTACTTGAGTTATACCATAGATGTCTAGAAATTGTGAGGCGTGGTACGAAATTTCCCGAGCCCTATGAATTGGTGGATTCGAATTATGAAGATGCTTTTAGACGGGCATTTGCGGAGTTCCTTAATAAAGATCGGTCTGGAATGGTGGCTGAAAAGCTTGCCAAGTATGCCGATGAGCTGTTGAGATCCGGCATTAAAGCATGTTCCGAGAAAGAACTGGATGAAAAGTTCGATGAGCTGATTCTCATTTTTAGATGTGTTCAAGGAAAGGATGTGTTTGAAGCGTTCTACAAAAAGGACTTTGCCAAACGACTACTGCAGTCAAAGTCTGGTGGTCTAGATTTCGAGAAGTCGATGATTTCGAAATTAAAGGTGGAATGTGGTCCGTCGTTTACGTCTCGGCTTGAAACTATGATAAAAGATATGGAGCTGTCTAAAACTTATGCCACAGAATTCCGGGAACAAGCTAAGTCATCCAAAGTCAAGTCTATTGCTTTCAATGCTAATATTCTGACTCAGGGCCACTGGCCAACATTGCCAGAGACTAAAATTGTTCTACCACCGGCTTTGGTTGAGTATGAGAAAgagtttgaaaaatattatctTGCCGGCAAAGCCCGCCGTAAGTTAAGCTGGCAGCATGGTCTTGGAAACTGTATTGTCAAGGCCAACTTCCCACGGGGAACGAAAGAACTTGTTCTTAACCTCATTCAAGCGGTTGTCCTGCTACAATTCAACACATTTAAAGACGGAGTGACCACCGACGAGCAAGTTTCGTATTCACAAATGAAACAATCTACACAGTTGGATGACTCGACTTTGAGGAGAACACTACAAAGTTTAGCATGTGGTAAAGTGAGGATTCTAGTCAAAGACCCTGCAACACGAGAAGTAGATGAAAACGACACGTTCAAAGTGAACCTCGAGTTCTCCAGTCCTGTATACAAGATCAAGGTCAGTCAGATTGCAGCTGCCGAAGCCGGCCCTAAAGAAGCCAAAAAGATCCACGAGGACGTCAACCGAGACCGACAAATGGAGATCCAAGCCGCCATCATCCGACTCATGAAAGCCCGCAAGAAACTCAAGCACGTCGAGCTCGTGCAACAAACCATCGACCAGATCAAAGAACGTGGGCTCCCCAATGTCCAAGATATCAAAAAGAACATCGAGAAACTGCTCGAGCGCGAGTACCTCGAGCGTGTCGACAACACTGACACCTACATCTACGTATGA